The following are encoded in a window of Paraburkholderia hospita genomic DNA:
- a CDS encoding DUF1272 domain-containing protein — protein MLELRPSCEGCGKALPPDSKDAMICSFECTFCEVCALTALRNVCPNCGGNFQHRPSRPVAMLEKHPASSARHPVSVDEVAHGAYLARYREIPPSAR, from the coding sequence ATGCTCGAACTAAGACCGTCATGCGAAGGTTGTGGCAAGGCACTGCCACCTGACTCGAAAGACGCAATGATTTGCAGTTTCGAATGTACGTTTTGCGAAGTCTGCGCGCTGACCGCGCTGCGCAACGTGTGTCCGAACTGTGGTGGAAATTTCCAACATCGGCCGAGTCGTCCCGTGGCAATGCTGGAGAAACATCCCGCGTCGTCTGCACGTCATCCTGTCAGCGTGGACGAGGTCGCACACGGTGCATACCTGGCGCGTTATCGCGAGATCCCTCCATCAGCGCGTTAG
- a CDS encoding NADPH-dependent FMN reductase has product MAYQIAVVVGSLRRDSTNRQLAKALISLAPSDFSFEFLDIGSLPLYSQDYDNDFPEVARHFKQQIHAANGLLFVTPEYNRSMPGVLKNALDWGSRPWGHSVWGGKPGAVIGTSPGATGTALAQQHLRNVLAYLDVQTLGQPEMFIKHTAGQIDENGDIASDDTRKFLQKFVDRYVDWVKRHVG; this is encoded by the coding sequence ATGGCCTATCAAATTGCAGTGGTCGTCGGCAGCTTGCGCCGCGACTCGACCAATCGCCAGCTGGCAAAGGCGTTGATCTCGCTTGCGCCCTCAGACTTTTCTTTCGAGTTTCTAGACATCGGTTCTCTCCCGCTCTACAGCCAGGACTACGACAACGATTTCCCAGAAGTCGCGCGTCACTTTAAGCAGCAGATCCATGCTGCCAACGGGCTGCTGTTCGTCACGCCCGAATACAACCGCTCGATGCCCGGCGTATTGAAGAACGCGCTCGACTGGGGTTCACGCCCTTGGGGCCATAGCGTCTGGGGCGGCAAGCCCGGCGCCGTGATCGGCACATCGCCGGGTGCGACGGGCACGGCGCTCGCGCAACAGCATCTGCGCAACGTGCTGGCGTATCTCGACGTGCAGACGCTTGGTCAACCGGAGATGTTCATCAAGCATACGGCTGGCCAGATCGATGAGAACGGCGACATCGCGAGCGACGACACGCGCAAGTTCCTGCAGAAGTTCGTCGATCGATATGTTGACTGGGTGAAGCGGCACGTAGGCTGA
- a CDS encoding hybrid sensor histidine kinase/response regulator, with amino-acid sequence MTADRPDSADANAPDERATGTRPDEALFPAVPEQNFAVRRMTLIALLVAAVVVPCVFVAAMAFSDLRTREADATDLTLRTVRVAEEHALKVFDMNEALNARIVDLVQGLDDDGIREGEAAIHEKLQTMGGGYPQVAAVSIFGHDGTLLASSRFYPAPAVSIDHREDFVGIRDGQVLEHVSKVMVGHVAGEIVFNTGVARRGEDGGFAGVVSVALRPSYFAAFYRELLGGNDSPMTMALTRSDAAVLARYPVGMPSKAEEPIRHNAYTDALAEGRRAGVVRVRSALDGEKLIVAFRRVGSYPVYVTVGYRTSAIWAAWYRHLSVLILSTFVPSIVLWCVIWLSLRRLGAEEEAWERWQAEASMRRSIESAYRQSRKMEALGNLVGSVAHDFNNLLMIVSANVQIVRRRGAAAFDRELSAVERALKSGQSLTRQLLGVARKQPLRNETLDVERWLPGCRDLLRASLGAKVALVMDVGTGVWPMQVDVAELELALINVAVNARDAMPNGGRFTVRANNVSFRHEDGFPITGAFVQLSLEDTGVGMPPEILSRAFEPLFTTKPKGMGTGLGLPQVFAFCERSGGLAAIDSAIGAGTSVRLYLPRATQAPEVERPAEPIAEEAGAPHGLRILLVEDNDEVAAGTEALLQMMGHDVTCVFNADAAMERFDAAHARQKETGEPLPFDLVISDIHMPGTLNGIDLAERVQAFETKLPVILVTGYAEELERARHVDVRVLSKPFDIALLDKFLQTLQRDLAHTPTHPAS; translated from the coding sequence ATGACTGCTGACCGGCCCGATTCCGCCGACGCGAATGCCCCGGACGAACGTGCCACCGGCACGCGGCCCGACGAAGCGCTTTTTCCCGCCGTACCCGAGCAGAACTTTGCCGTCCGCCGTATGACGCTGATCGCGCTGCTGGTGGCGGCCGTCGTGGTGCCGTGCGTGTTCGTGGCGGCGATGGCGTTCAGCGACCTGCGCACGCGCGAGGCCGACGCCACCGATCTCACGCTGCGCACCGTGCGCGTCGCCGAAGAGCACGCGTTGAAAGTGTTCGACATGAACGAGGCGCTCAACGCGCGCATCGTCGATCTGGTGCAGGGACTCGACGACGACGGCATACGCGAAGGCGAAGCCGCGATCCACGAAAAGCTGCAGACGATGGGCGGCGGCTATCCGCAGGTCGCGGCTGTCTCGATCTTCGGGCATGACGGCACGCTGCTCGCCAGCAGCCGTTTCTATCCGGCGCCGGCCGTGTCGATCGATCATCGCGAAGATTTTGTCGGCATTCGCGACGGCCAGGTGCTCGAACATGTGTCGAAGGTGATGGTCGGGCATGTCGCGGGCGAGATCGTGTTCAACACGGGCGTCGCGCGGCGCGGCGAGGACGGCGGGTTCGCGGGCGTGGTGTCGGTGGCGCTGCGGCCCAGCTACTTCGCTGCGTTCTATCGAGAGCTGCTGGGCGGCAACGACTCGCCGATGACGATGGCGCTGACGCGCTCCGACGCCGCGGTGCTCGCGCGCTATCCCGTCGGCATGCCGTCGAAGGCGGAAGAGCCCATCCGCCACAACGCGTACACCGACGCGCTCGCCGAAGGCCGGCGCGCGGGCGTCGTGCGGGTGCGCTCGGCGCTCGACGGCGAGAAGCTGATCGTCGCGTTTCGCCGCGTCGGCTCGTATCCCGTGTATGTGACAGTCGGCTATCGGACGTCCGCGATCTGGGCCGCGTGGTATCGCCACCTGAGCGTGCTCATCCTGTCGACGTTCGTGCCGTCCATCGTGCTGTGGTGTGTGATCTGGCTGTCGCTCAGGCGCCTCGGCGCGGAAGAGGAAGCGTGGGAGCGCTGGCAGGCGGAAGCGTCGATGCGTCGCTCGATCGAATCGGCCTACCGGCAATCGCGCAAGATGGAAGCGCTCGGCAATCTGGTCGGCAGCGTCGCGCACGACTTCAACAACCTGCTGATGATCGTATCGGCCAATGTGCAGATCGTGCGGCGGCGCGGCGCGGCGGCGTTCGACCGCGAGCTGTCCGCCGTCGAGCGCGCGCTCAAGAGCGGCCAGTCGCTCACGCGTCAATTGCTCGGCGTGGCGCGCAAGCAGCCCTTGCGCAACGAGACGCTCGACGTCGAACGCTGGCTGCCGGGTTGCCGCGATCTGCTGCGCGCTTCGCTAGGCGCGAAGGTCGCGCTGGTGATGGACGTCGGCACGGGCGTGTGGCCGATGCAGGTCGACGTCGCCGAACTCGAGCTCGCGCTGATCAACGTCGCCGTCAACGCCCGCGATGCGATGCCGAACGGCGGACGCTTTACGGTGCGCGCGAACAACGTGAGCTTCCGTCACGAAGACGGCTTTCCGATCACGGGCGCGTTCGTGCAGTTGTCGCTGGAAGATACGGGCGTCGGGATGCCGCCGGAGATACTGTCGCGCGCGTTCGAGCCGCTTTTCACGACCAAGCCGAAAGGCATGGGCACGGGTCTCGGCCTGCCTCAGGTGTTCGCGTTCTGCGAGCGCTCGGGCGGGCTGGCCGCGATTGATAGCGCGATCGGCGCGGGTACGTCGGTGCGGCTCTATCTGCCGCGCGCGACGCAGGCGCCTGAAGTCGAGCGGCCTGCCGAGCCCATCGCGGAAGAGGCGGGCGCGCCGCATGGCCTGCGCATTCTGCTCGTCGAGGACAACGACGAAGTCGCGGCGGGCACGGAAGCGTTGCTGCAGATGATGGGCCACGACGTCACCTGCGTGTTCAACGCCGACGCGGCGATGGAACGCTTCGACGCCGCGCACGCGAGGCAAAAGGAAACGGGCGAGCCCTTGCCCTTCGACCTCGTGATTTCCGACATCCATATGCCCGGCACGCTGAACGGCATCGATCTCGCTGAACGCGTGCAAGCTTTCGAGACTAAGCTCCCGGTGATTCTCGTCACTGGCTATGCGGAAGAGCTGGAGCGCGCGCGCCACGTCGATGTGCGCGTGCTGTCGAAGCCGTTCGATATCGCGCTGCTCGACAAATTCCTGCAGACGCTGCAGCGCGATCTCGCGCATACGCCGACTCACCCCGCCAGTTGA
- a CDS encoding response regulator: MPLPIVIADDSLLARKVLTKALPQDWDVDITYASNGREALEHYRKGRASVMFLDLTMPDMTGYQVLEALQHEDLNTFVIVVSADVQPMARERVRTLGAVAFVPKPVTTEAVLPILKEYGLYV; encoded by the coding sequence ATGCCTTTGCCCATTGTGATCGCCGATGACTCGCTGCTTGCCCGCAAGGTGCTCACGAAAGCATTGCCGCAGGACTGGGACGTCGACATTACCTACGCGTCCAACGGACGCGAAGCGCTCGAGCATTATCGCAAGGGGCGCGCATCGGTGATGTTTCTTGACCTGACGATGCCCGACATGACGGGCTATCAGGTTCTGGAGGCCCTGCAGCACGAGGACCTGAATACCTTCGTGATCGTCGTGTCCGCCGATGTCCAGCCGATGGCAAGGGAACGCGTGCGCACGCTCGGCGCGGTCGCATTCGTCCCCAAGCCCGTGACCACCGAGGCGGTGCTTCCCATCCTCAAGGAGTACGGGTTGTATGTCTGA
- a CDS encoding chemotaxis protein CheC, which translates to MSEPVLNEDQRDALQEVANLAMGQAATRLALLLDAFIELSVPRVRVVAVREAASALREMTGINEPVSAVRQGFRSDIKGEALVICRSGSIEQLCSLVSDPYAKSAYEATTQEELVFDVANILTGACVSCILDQLGRMPVFSQPGLLGSAMSLDDVFQPNVLAWEVALLVEVNFALEDQSFRAHLVMLMAEDSIRHLSSALDALLSSI; encoded by the coding sequence ATGTCTGAGCCAGTCCTCAACGAAGATCAGCGCGACGCGCTGCAAGAGGTCGCCAATCTGGCGATGGGCCAGGCCGCGACGCGCCTCGCCCTGCTGCTGGATGCGTTCATCGAACTGTCCGTGCCGCGCGTGCGCGTGGTCGCCGTGCGCGAGGCCGCGTCGGCGCTGCGCGAGATGACGGGCATCAACGAGCCCGTGAGCGCCGTGCGACAAGGCTTTCGCTCGGACATCAAGGGCGAGGCGCTGGTGATCTGCCGCAGCGGCAGCATCGAGCAGCTGTGCTCGCTGGTGAGCGACCCGTATGCGAAGTCCGCGTATGAGGCGACCACCCAGGAAGAGCTGGTGTTCGACGTCGCGAACATCCTGACGGGCGCGTGCGTGTCGTGCATTCTCGACCAGCTTGGGCGCATGCCCGTGTTCTCGCAGCCGGGCCTGCTCGGCTCGGCGATGTCGCTCGACGACGTGTTCCAGCCGAACGTGCTCGCCTGGGAAGTCGCGCTGCTGGTCGAAGTGAATTTTGCGTTAGAGGATCAGAGTTTCCGCGCCCACCTCGTGATGCTGATGGCGGAAGACTCGATCCGTCATCTCAGTTCCGCGCTGGACGCGCTGCTTTCCAGCATATGA
- a CDS encoding GGDEF domain-containing protein translates to MNAPLPTLSDLVVERVGFGIFVLDRQMNVLMWNRFMHDHSGLSAQQVVGRSIFASFPELPRVWLTRKLESVFQLGSFAFSSWEQRPYLFKFDHDRPITGGVDFMQQDCTFMPIMRDREVEAVCVTVSDVTHVSIMQREREEAVAKLQEYADRDGLTGIANRRYFEARLRDEYTRWQRYGGELSILLFDLDHFKKINDQFGHVVGDTVLRDMAQRVSHVVRAQDTFGRFGGEEFALLLPCTPLEDAMLVAEKIRNTIGDTPVDVQGVDVPVTASVGGASARAGVPAYEALINEADAALYSAKRQGRNRSVAFI, encoded by the coding sequence ATGAATGCCCCGCTTCCCACGCTGAGCGATCTGGTCGTCGAACGGGTCGGCTTCGGCATTTTCGTGCTCGACCGCCAGATGAACGTGCTGATGTGGAATCGCTTCATGCACGATCACAGCGGGCTGTCGGCGCAACAGGTGGTCGGCAGATCGATTTTCGCGAGCTTTCCGGAACTGCCGCGCGTGTGGTTGACGCGCAAGCTCGAAAGCGTGTTCCAGCTCGGGAGCTTCGCGTTCAGTTCGTGGGAGCAGCGCCCCTATCTGTTCAAGTTCGATCACGACCGGCCGATCACGGGCGGTGTCGATTTCATGCAGCAGGACTGCACGTTCATGCCGATCATGCGCGATCGCGAGGTCGAGGCCGTTTGCGTGACGGTCTCCGACGTGACGCACGTGAGCATCATGCAGCGCGAGCGCGAAGAGGCCGTGGCGAAACTGCAGGAATACGCGGACCGCGATGGGCTGACTGGCATCGCGAACCGGCGTTACTTCGAAGCGCGTCTGCGCGACGAGTACACGCGCTGGCAGCGTTACGGCGGCGAACTGTCGATCCTGCTGTTCGATCTGGACCACTTCAAGAAGATCAACGACCAGTTCGGTCACGTGGTCGGCGATACCGTGCTGCGTGATATGGCGCAGCGCGTGTCGCATGTCGTGCGCGCACAGGATACGTTCGGGCGCTTCGGCGGCGAGGAGTTTGCGCTGCTGCTGCCGTGCACGCCGCTGGAAGACGCGATGCTGGTCGCGGAGAAAATCCGCAATACGATTGGCGACACGCCGGTTGACGTGCAAGGCGTCGATGTGCCCGTGACGGCGAGTGTCGGCGGCGCGTCCGCGCGGGCGGGCGTGCCTGCCTACGAGGCGCTCATCAACGAGGCGGATGCGGCGCTGTACAGCGCGAAGCGGCAGGGACGCAACCGGTCGGTTGCGTTTATCTGA
- a CDS encoding nuclear transport factor 2 family protein, with the protein MKLYMLFFAPVLAAFALATPAFAAENDEAVIRQMEEAWVQASMHHDRDTLKLLLDDSYREITPSGMARSKSDVLNASPVPSGSTQTLQYVNVHVDGDQAVVTGENRFMAPDGQQAVFAFKDDFARHDGQWRVVGSWMSRK; encoded by the coding sequence ATGAAACTGTATATGCTGTTTTTCGCTCCCGTTCTCGCCGCTTTTGCGCTCGCGACGCCGGCCTTCGCTGCCGAAAACGACGAAGCCGTGATCCGCCAGATGGAAGAAGCCTGGGTCCAGGCGAGCATGCATCACGATCGCGATACGCTGAAACTGCTGCTCGACGACTCGTACCGTGAAATCACGCCGTCCGGTATGGCGCGCTCGAAGAGCGACGTGCTGAACGCATCGCCGGTGCCGTCAGGTTCGACGCAGACGCTGCAGTACGTGAACGTTCATGTCGACGGCGATCAGGCCGTGGTGACCGGCGAGAACCGCTTCATGGCCCCGGACGGCCAGCAAGCCGTGTTCGCCTTCAAGGACGACTTCGCGCGCCACGACGGCCAGTGGCGCGTCGTCGGCTCGTGGATGAGCCGCAAGTAA
- the hpnD gene encoding presqualene diphosphate synthase HpnD → MAVSNLVVDDTQTDAAAASSGSSFYLAMRILPPAQRDAMYQVYAFCRAVDDIADSDLPRAERDAGLERWRADIDACYAGSPRASLLELTRHIHTFHLQREDFHAMIDGMAMDAAADICAPDEATLDLYCDRVASAAGRLSVRIFGMEEQPGVELSHHLGRALQLTNILRDIDEDAEINRCYLPYELLAREGIAATNPLTIADDPSLPRVCATLAERAKQHFAAADAIMDVQPRAQVKAPRIMSGVYRLLLERTLERGFDIPRTKVSKPKLRMLAIVARYAFF, encoded by the coding sequence TTGGCCGTTTCCAATCTCGTCGTGGACGACACACAAACTGACGCAGCTGCCGCCAGTTCAGGCAGCTCGTTTTATCTCGCGATGCGCATCTTGCCGCCTGCGCAGCGCGATGCGATGTACCAGGTCTACGCTTTCTGTCGCGCCGTCGACGATATCGCCGACAGCGACCTGCCGCGCGCCGAGCGCGACGCAGGCCTCGAGCGCTGGCGGGCGGACATCGACGCGTGCTACGCCGGCTCGCCGCGCGCGTCGCTGCTTGAGCTGACCCGGCACATCCACACGTTTCATCTTCAGCGCGAAGACTTCCACGCGATGATCGACGGCATGGCAATGGATGCCGCCGCCGACATCTGCGCGCCCGACGAAGCCACGCTCGACCTGTACTGCGATCGTGTCGCGAGCGCAGCGGGTCGGCTATCGGTGAGGATATTCGGGATGGAGGAGCAGCCGGGCGTCGAGCTGTCGCACCATCTGGGCCGCGCGCTGCAACTGACGAACATCCTGCGCGACATCGACGAAGACGCGGAGATCAACCGCTGCTATCTGCCATACGAGCTGCTGGCGCGCGAAGGCATCGCGGCGACGAATCCGCTCACGATCGCCGACGATCCGTCGCTGCCGCGCGTCTGCGCGACCCTCGCGGAGCGTGCGAAGCAGCACTTCGCCGCCGCCGACGCGATCATGGACGTGCAGCCGCGCGCGCAGGTCAAGGCGCCGCGCATCATGTCGGGCGTCTATCGCCTGCTGCTCGAGCGCACGCTGGAACGCGGCTTCGACATTCCGCGCACGAAAGTCAGCAAGCCGAAGCTGCGGATGCTGGCGATCGTGGCGCGCTACGCTTTCTTTTGA
- the hpnE gene encoding hydroxysqualene dehydroxylase HpnE: MRKLVHVIGAGLAGLAAAVQLQRRGAQVVLYEAAEQAGGRCRTYYDRTLAATVDSGNHLVLSGQQATLNYVRAIGSADELVGPTQPEYPFVDLATNQRWTVRMSPGRLPAWIFEAGARVPDTQWTDYLSVVPLLLAKPGRTVAKSMRSNGPLWDRMLGPLLLALTNIEPRQATAELVGAVLRDTLAAGGPSSRPLIARNGLGSAFVEPALRLLQHGGAAIRLGARIEALEFADSPDSRVAALRLDGGERVEIGASEAVVLAVTPDVTQALVPGVQAPRRFSAIVTANFAVEPPLGHPPLMGLVNASASWLIASDGRLSVTVYDAANRAANLADMPRDELARKLWADVAQVTGLSADLPLKWQLSVEPRATFAAQPDDEMRRPATRTRWNNLMLAGDWTATGLPPGIEGAIRSGQKAADTLLNEPMERR; this comes from the coding sequence ATGCGAAAGCTGGTTCACGTGATCGGTGCCGGGCTGGCCGGTCTTGCCGCCGCCGTGCAACTGCAACGGCGCGGCGCGCAGGTCGTGCTGTACGAGGCGGCCGAACAGGCGGGCGGCCGCTGCCGCACGTACTACGACCGCACGCTGGCCGCGACCGTCGACAGCGGCAATCATCTGGTGCTGTCCGGCCAGCAGGCCACGTTGAACTACGTGCGCGCGATCGGATCCGCCGACGAACTCGTCGGGCCGACGCAGCCCGAATACCCGTTCGTCGATCTGGCGACGAACCAGCGCTGGACCGTGCGCATGTCGCCGGGACGGCTTCCGGCGTGGATTTTCGAGGCCGGCGCGCGCGTGCCGGACACGCAATGGACGGATTACCTGTCCGTCGTGCCGCTGCTGCTGGCAAAGCCCGGCCGCACCGTCGCGAAGTCGATGCGCAGCAACGGCCCGCTGTGGGACCGCATGCTGGGTCCGCTCCTGCTGGCCTTGACGAACATCGAACCGCGTCAGGCGACGGCCGAACTGGTGGGCGCGGTGTTGCGCGACACGCTCGCGGCGGGCGGCCCTTCGAGCCGGCCGCTCATCGCGCGCAACGGCCTGGGGTCCGCGTTCGTCGAACCGGCGCTGCGGCTGTTGCAGCATGGCGGCGCGGCGATCCGGCTAGGCGCGCGGATCGAGGCGCTGGAGTTTGCCGATAGCCCGGACAGCCGCGTTGCCGCGCTGCGTCTGGACGGCGGGGAACGCGTCGAAATCGGCGCGAGCGAAGCCGTCGTGCTGGCCGTGACGCCTGATGTCACGCAGGCGCTGGTGCCCGGCGTGCAGGCGCCGCGCCGCTTTTCGGCCATCGTGACGGCGAATTTCGCGGTCGAGCCGCCGCTCGGCCATCCGCCGCTGATGGGGCTCGTCAACGCGAGCGCGAGCTGGCTGATTGCGTCGGACGGACGCCTGTCGGTGACGGTCTACGACGCGGCGAACCGTGCAGCGAACCTCGCCGACATGCCGCGCGACGAACTCGCGCGCAAGCTATGGGCCGACGTCGCGCAAGTGACAGGCTTGTCGGCCGATCTGCCACTGAAGTGGCAACTGAGCGTCGAGCCGCGCGCGACCTTCGCCGCGCAACCCGACGACGAGATGCGCCGCCCGGCCACGCGCACTCGCTGGAACAACCTGATGCTCGCGGGCGACTGGACGGCAACCGGTCTGCCGCCGGGCATCGAAGGCGCGATTCGCTCCGGCCAGAAGGCCGCGGATACGCTATTGAACGAACCGATGGAACGCCGATGA
- the shc gene encoding squalene--hopene cyclase: MNDLSMTQTLGDTLPQTLIDDHAPVAAALATGAAPVDALDAAVTRATDAILAAQQDDGHWVYELEADATIPAEYVLLVHYLGETPNVELEQKIARYLRRIQLPGGGWPLFTDGAMDVSASVKAYFALKMIGDSVDAEHMVRAREAILANGGAEAANVFTRILLALFGVVTWYAVPMMPVEIMLLPKWFPFHLSKVSYWARTVIVPLLVLNAKRPVARNPLGVRIDELFRGAPVTTGLLPRSGHQSKSWFAFFRAVDGVLRVTDGLFPKRSRERAIKAAVDFVDERLNGEDGLGAIFPAMANSVMMYDVLGYPADHPKRAIARQSIDKLLVIHEDEAYCQPCLSPVWDTSLAAHALLETGDTRAEEAAERGLAWLRPLQILDVRGDWISRRPDVRPGGWAFQYNNAHYPDVDDTAVVALAMHRSAALTQSDVDANAIARAREWVVGMQSSDGGWGAFEPENTQYYLNNIPFSDHGALLDPPTADVSGRCLSMLAQLGEMPATSEPARRAYDYLLKEQEDDGSWYGRWGMNYIYGTWTALCALNAAGISHDDARIKRAAQWLVSIQNADGGWGEDGTSYKLDYHGYEKAASIPSQAAWALLGLMAVGYVDHPAVARGIEYLKSEQRDHGLWDETRFSATGFPRVFYLRYHGYRKFFPLWALARYRNLTRAGQKRVAFGL; the protein is encoded by the coding sequence ATGAACGATTTATCCATGACCCAGACGCTGGGCGACACACTGCCTCAAACGCTGATCGACGACCACGCTCCCGTGGCCGCCGCGCTGGCGACAGGCGCAGCGCCCGTCGACGCGCTCGACGCTGCCGTCACGCGCGCGACGGACGCCATCCTCGCCGCGCAGCAGGACGACGGCCACTGGGTCTACGAACTCGAAGCCGACGCGACGATTCCTGCCGAATACGTGCTGCTCGTCCATTACCTGGGCGAAACGCCCAACGTCGAGCTGGAACAGAAGATCGCGCGCTACCTGCGCCGCATCCAGCTGCCCGGCGGCGGCTGGCCGCTCTTCACCGACGGCGCAATGGACGTCAGCGCGAGCGTGAAGGCGTACTTCGCGCTGAAGATGATCGGCGATTCCGTCGACGCCGAGCACATGGTCCGCGCGCGCGAGGCGATTCTCGCGAATGGCGGCGCGGAAGCGGCGAACGTGTTCACGCGCATCCTGCTCGCGCTATTCGGCGTCGTGACGTGGTACGCCGTGCCGATGATGCCCGTCGAAATCATGCTGTTGCCCAAGTGGTTCCCCTTCCACCTGTCGAAGGTGTCGTACTGGGCGCGCACCGTGATCGTCCCGCTGCTCGTGCTGAACGCGAAGCGGCCGGTCGCGCGCAATCCGCTTGGCGTGCGCATCGACGAGCTGTTCCGCGGCGCGCCCGTCACGACGGGCCTGCTGCCGCGCTCGGGCCACCAGAGCAAGAGCTGGTTCGCGTTCTTCCGCGCTGTCGACGGCGTGCTGCGTGTGACGGACGGCCTGTTCCCGAAGCGCTCGCGCGAACGCGCGATCAAGGCGGCCGTCGATTTCGTCGATGAGCGCCTGAACGGCGAAGACGGTCTCGGCGCAATTTTCCCGGCGATGGCGAACTCCGTGATGATGTACGACGTACTCGGCTACCCCGCCGATCACCCGAAGCGCGCGATCGCCCGCCAGTCGATCGACAAGCTGCTCGTCATCCACGAAGACGAAGCGTATTGCCAGCCGTGCCTGTCGCCTGTCTGGGATACCTCGCTCGCGGCGCATGCGCTGCTCGAAACGGGCGACACGCGCGCCGAGGAAGCCGCCGAGCGCGGCCTCGCATGGCTGCGTCCGCTGCAGATTCTCGATGTGCGCGGCGACTGGATTTCGCGCCGTCCCGACGTGCGTCCGGGCGGCTGGGCGTTCCAGTACAACAACGCGCATTACCCCGACGTCGACGATACGGCCGTGGTTGCGCTGGCGATGCATCGCTCGGCGGCGCTGACGCAATCGGACGTCGACGCCAACGCGATTGCGCGCGCCCGCGAATGGGTGGTCGGCATGCAGAGCAGCGACGGCGGCTGGGGCGCGTTCGAGCCGGAAAACACGCAGTACTACCTGAACAACATTCCGTTCTCCGATCACGGCGCCTTGCTCGATCCGCCGACCGCCGACGTGTCCGGCCGCTGCCTGTCGATGCTCGCGCAACTCGGCGAAATGCCCGCGACGAGCGAGCCGGCGCGCCGAGCCTACGACTATCTGCTGAAAGAGCAGGAAGACGACGGCAGCTGGTACGGCCGCTGGGGCATGAACTACATCTACGGCACGTGGACGGCGCTGTGCGCGCTGAACGCGGCGGGCATCTCGCATGACGACGCGCGCATCAAGCGCGCCGCGCAGTGGCTCGTGTCGATCCAGAACGCCGACGGCGGCTGGGGCGAAGACGGCACCAGCTACAAGCTCGACTATCACGGCTACGAAAAGGCGGCGAGCATTCCGTCGCAGGCGGCATGGGCGCTGCTCGGGCTGATGGCGGTCGGCTATGTTGACCATCCCGCCGTCGCGCGCGGCATCGAATACCTGAAGAGCGAGCAGCGCGATCACGGCCTGTGGGACGAAACCCGCTTCTCGGCAACGGGCTTCCCGCGCGTGTTCTATCTGCGCTATCACGGGTATCGCAAGTTCTTCCCGCTGTGGGCGCTTGCGCGCTATCGCAACCTGACGCGCGCGGGTCAGAAGCGCGTCGCCTTCGGCTTGTGA
- a CDS encoding phosphorylase, with product MAARPDLMNAKQPIIAVTGMAFEARIARGKGVEAVYAARADLLERALNEAIARGCAGIISFGTAGGLAPDLAPGTLIVASSVHSPLGVVETDQRWAGRIATALGAAPLASKLRRGPIAGVTAPLVGAADKAALHASTGALAVDMESHLAGAIAEANGLPFVVCRAIVDPAWRTLPSAATAGLRDDGTTAIGPILRELARQPSQLGGLLQVAADARAARASLVAARQVLERSGALLCI from the coding sequence ATGGCAGCCCGGCCTGATCTGATGAACGCCAAGCAGCCCATCATCGCCGTGACGGGCATGGCGTTCGAAGCGCGTATCGCGCGTGGCAAGGGCGTCGAAGCGGTGTACGCGGCGCGCGCCGATCTGCTCGAGCGCGCGCTGAACGAGGCGATCGCGCGCGGTTGCGCGGGCATCATCAGCTTCGGGACGGCAGGCGGACTGGCGCCCGATCTGGCGCCCGGCACCTTGATCGTCGCGAGCAGCGTGCATAGCCCGCTTGGCGTCGTCGAGACCGATCAGCGCTGGGCGGGACGCATCGCCACCGCGCTCGGCGCGGCGCCGCTGGCGTCGAAGCTGAGGCGCGGGCCGATCGCGGGCGTGACCGCGCCGCTCGTCGGCGCTGCCGACAAGGCGGCGCTGCACGCATCGACGGGTGCGCTCGCCGTCGACATGGAATCTCACCTTGCGGGCGCGATCGCCGAGGCGAACGGCCTGCCGTTCGTTGTCTGCCGGGCGATCGTCGATCCGGCGTGGCGCACGCTGCCGTCCGCCGCGACGGCCGGTCTGCGCGACGACGGCACGACGGCCATCGGCCCCATCCTGCGCGAACTGGCGCGCCAGCCGTCCCAACTCGGCGGACTGCTGCAAGTCGCCGCTGACGCGCGCGCGGCGCGCGCTTCCCTCGTCGCTGCGCGTCAGGTACTGGAGCGCTCGGGCGCGCTCCTCTGCATTTAA